From the Scophthalmus maximus strain ysfricsl-2021 chromosome 11, ASM2237912v1, whole genome shotgun sequence genome, one window contains:
- the LOC118299046 gene encoding solute carrier family 13 member 2-like, protein MAGFLTSLWRYRNYIVIVLTPLLLLPLPLIVQSSEAKCAFAIILMALFWCTECIPLAVTALLPVILFPMMGIMEASEVCIQYLKDSNMLFIGGLLVAIAVEHWNLHKRIALQVLLIVGVKPSLLMIGFMSTTAFLSMWISNTASTAMMLPIANAVLQQLCETEANAEERESSANDGQENQAFEMGDYKESNGKELKPKDNNINMDIETKDTKEIIDNNVNSMVCERSPDAEQRRIKREKKYLKLTKGMSLSVCYAASIGGTATLTGTTPNVIMKGQIDELFPDNGGIINFASWFGFSFPNMLLMLVLSWLWLQFVFLGFDFRKSFGCGTKKSGDGEAYQVIKDEYKKLGKMSFAEGCVLTNFTLLVLLWFTREPGFIPGWATVLFNKDKPYVTDGTVAILMSTLFFCIPSNFPRCCGRSRDGAPAEAPTPLLTWDIVHEKMPWNILLLLGGGFALAHGSEKSGLSVWLGESLIPLQSIPPFAISILLCLLVAMFTECSSNTATTTLFLPILASMATAIKIHPLYVMFPCTISASLAFMLPVATPPNAIAFSYGNLKVMDMAKTGFILNFVGVLTVNIAINTWGVPMFQLDTFPSWANVTKAP, encoded by the exons ATGGCTGGATTTCTAACGTCGCTGTGGCGGTACAGGAATTACATCGTGATAGTCCTGACACCTCTTCTGCTTCTGCCTCTGCCACTGATTGTCCAGTCTTCA GAAGCAAAATGTGCCTTTGCCATAATTCTCATGGCGCTGTTCTGGTGTACAGAGTGTATACCCCTGGCTGTGACCGCCCTGCTGCCTGTCATTCTGTTCCCCATGATGGGCATCATGGAGGCAAGCGAG GTTTGTATTCAGTACCTGAAAGACTCCAACATGCTCTTTATTGGTGGGCTGCTGGTGGCCATCGCTGTCGAACACTGGAACCTGCACAAGAGGATCGCCCTTCAAGTTCTGCTCATTGTAGGAGTGAAGCCATCCCT TCTGATGATTGGTTTCATGAGCACCACAGCCTTCCTGTCCATGTGGATCAGTAACACGGCCTCCACAGCCATGATGCTGCCCATTGCCAACgctgtgctgcagcagctgtgtgaaacCGAGGCCAACGCTGAAGAGAGGGAATCATCTGCAAATGACGGTCAGGAGAATCAGGCCTTTGAGATGGGTGACTACAAGGAAAGCAATGGCAAGGAGCTCAAACCTAAggacaacaacatcaacatgg ATATTGAAACCAAAGACACAAAGGAAATCATAGACAATAATGTTAATTCAA TGGTTTGTGAGAGGAGTCCAGATGCCGAGCAACGAAGaataaagagggagaagaagtaCCTGAAGCTGACGAAAGGCATGAGCCTCAGTGTTTGTTACGCTGCCAGCATCGGAGGAACGGCCACCCTCACTGGAACTACACCCAATGTCATCATGAAGGGCCAGATCGATGA aCTCTTCCCAGATAATGGAGGAATAATCAACTTTGCAAGTTGGTTCGGCTTCTCATTCCCCAACATGCTGCTCATGCTCGTTCTCTCTTGGTTgtggctgcagtttgtgtttttgggctTCGA CTTCAGAAAGTCCTTTGGATGCGGCACAAAGAAAAGTGGAGACGGGGAGGCCTACCAGGTAATCAAAGATGAGTACAAAAAGCTGGGCAAGATGAGCTTCGCTGAGGGCTGTGTGCTGACTAACTTCACGCTGCTGGTTCTTCTGTGGTTTACAAGGGAGCCTGGGTTCATACCCGGCTGGGCCACTGTGCTCTTCAACAAAGACAAGCC GTATGTCACCGATGGCACTGTGGCCATACTAATGTCGACACTCTTCTTCTGCATCCCATCCAATTTTCCCCGATGCTGCGGGAGGTCAAGGGATG GGGCGCCTGCTGAAGCCCCAACACCTCTGCTTACTTGGGACATCGTCCATGAAAAGATGCCTTGGAACATCCTCTTACTTCTAGGAGGAGGTTTTGCATTGGCCCACGGAAGCGAG aaatctggacTTTCTGTGTGGCTGGGGGAATCTCTAATACCACTGCAGAGCATCCCTCCCTTTGCCATCTCAATCCTGCTGTGTCTGCTGGTGGCCATGTTCACCGAATGTTCCAGCAACACCGCCACCACCACGCTCTTTCTGCCAATACTGGCCTCTATG GCAACTGCCATTAAGATACACCCGCTGTACGTGATGTTTCCATGCACCATCTCCGCCTCGCTGGCTTTCATGCTGCCCGTGGCCACTCCACCCAACGCCATCGCCTTCTCCTATGGCAACCTTAAAGTTATGGACATG GCCAAGACTGGATTCATCCTGAACTTTGTTGGTGTCTTAACTGTCAACATTGCCATCAACACGTGGGGTGTGCCGATGTTCCAGCTGGATACCTTCCCCAGTTGGGCTAATGTCACCAAAGCTCCTTGA